A window of Apium graveolens cultivar Ventura chromosome 8, ASM990537v1, whole genome shotgun sequence contains these coding sequences:
- the LOC141680149 gene encoding uncharacterized protein LOC141680149 — MIVVEANGRSGGLSLLWKETNQVELLSLSKYHIDVIVNVAGLQSWRLIGFYGEPNRNMRRKMWDLLRNLARDSNLPWCVMGDWNNIVAQTDKKGGASYPQWLLDGFNEVLAETGLNDLELYGHQYTWEKGRGTEAWLKIRLDRAMATGDWFELFPLARLYNLEGTPSDHSPIFMMPTNRSSMGGKKWFRFENAWLTEPLCKYIVTDTWEAEGDGDKNTRYFHRACNTRRRNNRIHRLQNEEGAWVDWQNGLQNHITQFYTDLFTGAHTNHVEVIDAVSQSISQTHNRELLQEVTKDEVSLVLFQMHPDKAPGPDGMTPAFFQKHWEIVGDDIVKMVSHFFCSGEILQGLNETNIILIPKKKNPTKVSDLRPIALCNVLMKVITKVLANWMKDMLEKVVSESQSAFIPGRLISDNIMVSYEIMHYLKKKKIGKD; from the exons ATGATTGTTGTAGAAGCTAATGGTCGAAGTGGGGGCTTATCTTTGCTGTGGAAAGAAACAAATCAGGTAGAACTTCTGAGTCTTTCGAAGTATCATATTGATGTTATAGTGAATGTTGCTGGTTTGCAGTCATGGAGATTAATAGGTTTCTATGGTGAACCGAATAGAAATATGAGAAGGAAAATGTGGGATTTGCTAAGAAATTTAGCAAGAGATTCTAACTTACCATGGTGTGTTATGGGTGATTGGAACAACATTGTAGCTCAAACAGACAAGAAAGGAGGAGCTTCATACCCTCAGTGGCTACTTGATGGGTTTAATGAAGTGCTTGCAGAAACAGGCTTAAATGACTTGGAGTTATACGGTCATCAGTATACGTGGGAAAAAGGGAGGGGCACTGAGGCTTGGTTAAAAATCAGACTAGACAGAGCAATGGCAACAGGAGATTGGTTTGAGTTATTTCCGTTGGCAAGATTGTACAACCTGGAAGGTACTCCTTCAGACCACAGTCCCATATTTATGATGCCAACAAACAGGAGTTCGATGGGGGGTAAAAAATGGTTTCGATTCGAGAATGCGTGGCTTACAGAGCCATTGTGTAAATACATTGTCACTGATACATGGGAGGCAGAAGGGGATG GGGATAAAAATACCAGATACTTTCATAGAGCATGTAACACTAGACGTCGAAATAATAGGATTCACAGGTTGCAAAATGAGGAGGGTGCTTGGGTTGATTGGCAGAATGGTTTGCAGAATCATATTACACAGTTTTATACAGACTTGTTTACAGGTGCTCATACGAACCACGTGGAGGTAATTGATGCTGTCTCTCAATCTATTTCACAGACTCATAACAGGGAGCTGTTACAGGAGGTTACCAAGGATGAAGTAAGTTTGGTGTTGTTTCAAATGCACCCAGACAAGGCGCCTGGTCCGGATGGCATGACTCCGGCTTTCTTTCAAAAACACTGGGAGATAGTAGGGGATGATATTGTGAAAATGGTCAGTCATTTTTTTTGCAGTGGTGAGATTTTGCAAGGTCTAAATGAAACAAACATTATTCTAATCCCAAAAAAGAAAAATCCTACTAAGGTGAGTGATCTTCGGCCTATTGCGTTGTGCAATGTTTTGATGAAGGTAATTACCAAGGTATTGGCTAATTGGATGAAAGACATGTTGGAGAAGGTGGTCTCTGAGTCACAAAGTGCTTTTATCCCGGGGCGACTAATTTCTGACAATATCATGGTTTCCTATGAAATAATGCACTActtgaagaaaaagaaaattggAAAAGATTGA
- the LOC141680150 gene encoding uncharacterized protein LOC141680150, protein MSQLQAKHVPVQTNCPVCKSATESIIHSLVNCPIAKQCWLIVLPGKQWDAHMEFMRWIKMVFDSENNSKCAQVFMSRLSWASLQPAVEGDGASVWARPLPNIVKVSVDEAVFEDRDAVGFGLIARGSDGRLITAKSIVHPHLVSPVTAEAIAIKEALSWIDVMQWPHVTVESDCLVVIQAIRSNTPMRSYFGVIIEECRSLLKRFHKVSLFFVKRSANMVAHQLARESYDYPGRSFDMRSVPDVRSYDLEPIHIGCVDFGLGFSLAGNHRCRRRFLAFPVAATSRKEGDASGTVVD, encoded by the exons ATGTCACAGCTTCAAGCTAAACATGTGCCAGTGCAAACTAATTGTCCGGTTTGTAAGTCTGCAACTGAAAGCATCATTCACAGTTTAGTAAATTGTCCTATTGCAAAGCAATGTTGGCTTATCGTTTTGCCAGGTAAACAGTGGGATGCTCACATGGAATTCATGAGGTGGATAAAAATGGTTTTTGATTCAGAAAATAATTCGAAGTGTGCTCAGGTGTTCATG AGTAGGTTGTCATGGGCCAGTCTCCAGCCAGCTGTTGAAGGAGATGGTGCATCTGTTTGGGCTCGCCCTTTACCAAACATAGTTAAGGTGTCCGTTGATGAAGCTGTTTTTGAAGACCGAGATGCAGTTGGTTTTGGATTGATAGCGCGAGGATCAGATGGTCGGCTTATCACAGCCAAGTCCATAGTGCACCCCCATTTGGTGTCTCCAGTCACAGCGGAGGCAATAGCAATAAAGGAAGCTTTAAGCTGGATTGATGTTATGCAGTGGCCTCATGTTACGGTGGAGTCAGACTGTTTGGTGGTAATCCAGGCCATTCGTAGTAATACTCCAATGAGGTCGTATTTTGGAGTAATTATTGAGGAGTGTCGTAGCTTATTGAAACGATTTCATAAAGTTTCTTTGTTTTTTGTTAAACGATCTGCGAATATGGTTGCTCACCAGTTAGCTAGAGAATCATATGATTACCCAGGTCGTAGCTTTGACATGAGGTCTGTTCCT GATGTTAGATCGTATGATTTGGAACCGATTCATATAGGTTGTGTTGATTTTGGTCTCGGTTTTTCACTCGCCGGAAACCACCGCTGTCGGCGGCGTTTCTTGGCTTTTCCGGTTGCTGCGACGTCGAGGAAAGAAGGGGATGCGTCTGGGACTGTTGTTGATTGA